In Trichocoleus desertorum NBK24, the following are encoded in one genomic region:
- a CDS encoding ion transporter: protein MPSRSFKSRLDRFIHTPQTEIGLALLILLSVMLVVAEIVVEKPGSKYHLVRYLEELLTLVFIVELMIRYYIARNKQRFWRNYWPDIIAVIPFPPALQILRLLRLLRLLRVGILVNRNLHRLSARSNVSLGAQLGLLSIVGLIVLVGALAIYLLEGSQNPDFSSLEDALWWSFFTLVSGEPIGGEPTTNAGRLVTLIVMIGGLTLFAVLTGVISAVMVQRLRNVMEAKYLELDELRHHIVICGWNRSGPLLVEELQADPAMRQRPIVVVAEFGETPERELKRIDRSLIHFYVGDYTTIDVLENVGIYHASRAILLADATHPRSDQDRDARTVLAALTIEKLQPGIYTCAQLLDRKNNVQLRVAGVEDVIVADELASHLIATSARNKGSVDMMAELLTVQIGNQIYKIPAPESWRGFTFGAASERLKDDFDAILVAVEQNVEGRRKTLVNPPKTEPLKFDDNLIVIARSQPRLD, encoded by the coding sequence ATGCCGTCCCGGAGTTTTAAGTCGCGTCTCGATCGCTTTATCCACACTCCCCAAACGGAAATCGGCTTGGCGTTGCTGATCTTGCTCTCCGTAATGTTGGTAGTAGCTGAGATTGTCGTAGAGAAACCAGGATCTAAATACCACCTAGTACGTTATTTAGAAGAGTTATTAACGCTGGTTTTTATTGTTGAGCTGATGATTCGCTACTACATCGCTCGCAATAAACAGCGCTTCTGGCGTAACTACTGGCCCGACATCATTGCGGTAATTCCTTTTCCGCCTGCCCTGCAGATTTTACGCCTCCTACGGCTGCTACGTTTATTGCGAGTTGGCATTCTTGTAAACCGCAACTTGCACCGTCTTTCAGCCAGATCAAATGTGAGCTTAGGAGCACAGCTAGGCCTGCTGAGTATCGTGGGGCTAATTGTGCTAGTCGGGGCATTAGCAATTTATCTACTAGAGGGCAGCCAAAATCCAGACTTTAGCTCTTTGGAAGATGCACTCTGGTGGAGTTTCTTCACCTTAGTTTCGGGAGAACCGATTGGCGGAGAACCAACCACCAATGCTGGACGTTTGGTGACGCTGATCGTCATGATTGGCGGCTTGACTTTGTTTGCGGTGCTCACTGGGGTCATCTCAGCGGTCATGGTGCAACGCTTAAGGAATGTGATGGAGGCAAAATACTTGGAACTCGACGAACTGCGGCACCATATTGTAATTTGTGGCTGGAATCGTAGCGGCCCCTTGCTGGTTGAAGAGTTGCAGGCTGACCCAGCCATGCGACAGCGGCCCATTGTCGTCGTAGCAGAGTTTGGGGAAACGCCAGAGCGAGAACTCAAACGCATCGATCGCTCCCTCATTCATTTCTATGTGGGTGACTACACTACGATTGATGTCCTAGAAAATGTGGGGATTTATCATGCCTCGCGGGCGATTTTACTAGCCGATGCCACACACCCTCGTAGTGATCAAGACCGAGATGCCCGGACGGTACTGGCGGCGTTGACGATTGAGAAATTGCAGCCAGGGATCTACACCTGTGCTCAACTGCTCGATCGCAAAAACAATGTGCAATTGCGAGTCGCAGGTGTGGAAGATGTGATTGTAGCCGATGAGTTGGCGAGTCACCTGATCGCTACGTCGGCACGAAACAAGGGATCAGTCGATATGATGGCTGAGTTGTTGACCGTACAGATTGGCAACCAGATTTATAAAATTCCAGCGCCAGAATCTTGGCGAGGGTTTACCTTTGGGGCAGCATCAGAACGATTGAAAGATGACTTTGATGCGATTTTGGTCGCAGTGGAGCAGAACGTAGAGGGACGGCGCAAGACTTTAGTCAATCCTCCCAAAACTGAACCACTCAAATTCGACGACAACTTAATTGTGATCGCGCGATCGCAACCCAGACTCGACTAA
- a CDS encoding GUN4 domain-containing protein, whose amino-acid sequence MNPSVVYYQALEIEPGASQAEIKQAYRDLAVVWHPDRFTDNPRLREKAEEKLKQINAAYEILKSAPPQASQEKVQTKAEQNVKVKQEKKAEVKQEPLIEIPQSCKKLREFLQARKLKEADLETKRLLLELTGRTKEGWMRPEDIRGISGQSLAAIDKLWAEASNGRFGLSIQSRVWEKLGCISSSDVSTQTLSENKFGQCVHWRINGTWLSPWDSFNYSFQAPLGSLPKEYIFALSGWWSYSKGWTGYLLWRFDAFFPKPK is encoded by the coding sequence ATGAATCCAAGCGTTGTATATTATCAAGCCCTCGAAATTGAGCCAGGGGCATCCCAAGCTGAAATCAAACAAGCTTATAGAGATTTAGCCGTAGTTTGGCATCCCGATCGCTTTACGGATAACCCTAGACTCCGTGAGAAGGCAGAAGAAAAGCTCAAACAAATTAATGCTGCCTACGAAATTCTCAAATCCGCACCACCCCAAGCTTCCCAAGAAAAAGTACAAACTAAAGCAGAACAAAACGTAAAAGTTAAACAGGAAAAGAAAGCAGAAGTTAAGCAGGAGCCATTGATTGAAATTCCTCAAAGTTGCAAGAAGCTGCGAGAGTTTCTTCAAGCAAGGAAATTGAAAGAGGCTGACCTAGAAACTAAAAGACTTTTGTTGGAGTTAACAGGCAGAACCAAAGAAGGTTGGATGCGCCCCGAAGACATTAGGGGTATATCTGGGCAGTCTCTCGCTGCCATTGATAAGCTTTGGGCTGAAGCTAGTAATGGTCGCTTTGGGCTGAGTATTCAAAGTAGAGTTTGGGAGAAGCTAGGCTGTATTTCTTCTTCAGATGTATCTACACAGACCTTGAGTGAAAACAAGTTTGGTCAATGTGTGCACTGGCGGATCAATGGCACTTGGCTATCTCCCTGGGATTCCTTCAATTACAGTTTTCAGGCTCCTCTGGGTAGCTTGCCTAAAGAATATATTTTTGCGCTGAGTGGTTGGTGGAGTTACTCCAAAGGCTGGACTGGCTACTTGCTATGGAGATTCGATGCTTTCTTTCCAAAGCCTAAATAG